One Pseudonocardia sediminis DNA window includes the following coding sequences:
- a CDS encoding trypsin-like peptidase domain-containing protein, with protein sequence MAQDTPHGDGENGRETGTTPSVEEAARTTDATTSAGERDGAGTSSGGNPWARPGEQTSADASGASSTNGTSGAETAGAVTSGAGASGTGTPGAAGPEPSTADARNGATSAGASSAGATWDGATSDGVTAAGAAADRGTDASAHPASPEAAYASPDQPGLGQAPQGSYGQGQYAQYPQNPYAQGQAGSYGGEAGYGAGQYGAGTGQYAAGSYGTAQYAAGQYPGGQYPSGQYPGGQYAQTPYATGGQPPYGPYPPGQAQPGWAGGPPPPSGRGRTGRLVAAGIALALVAGCVGGAIGAEVATSTGSGDGGVLSGPLPAADSDLPMTQIEQVAQKVLPSVVQLRVEGGALSRGEQGEGSGMVVSDDGLVLTNNHVVEPAASGGTLRAIFQDGRTTPMRIIGRDPQSDLAVVKADNLPGLTPIELGNSEGVRVGQQVTAFGSPLGLGGSVTTGIISALDRAVSVGGEGGAATGASSATVLSALQTDASINPGNSGGPLVDMQGRVVGINSAIATTGGAGGGSIGVGFSIPINQAKRVADQLRTGGRATHAVLGVEVTDDPQQTGARLRTVAPGGAAEKAGLKPGDLVVRLGDQRITTGTELQAAVRSQAPGSTVELQLADRTVPVVLGTD encoded by the coding sequence ATGGCCCAGGACACCCCGCACGGCGACGGCGAGAACGGCCGGGAGACCGGCACGACGCCGTCCGTCGAGGAGGCCGCCCGCACGACGGACGCGACGACGTCCGCCGGTGAGCGCGACGGGGCCGGGACGTCCTCCGGCGGGAACCCGTGGGCCCGGCCCGGGGAGCAGACGTCCGCCGACGCTTCCGGGGCGTCGTCGACGAACGGGACGTCCGGCGCGGAGACGGCCGGTGCCGTCACCTCGGGCGCCGGCGCGTCCGGCACCGGAACGCCCGGTGCGGCGGGGCCCGAGCCGTCGACGGCCGATGCGCGGAACGGCGCGACCTCGGCGGGCGCGTCCTCGGCCGGTGCGACGTGGGACGGCGCGACGTCGGACGGCGTGACGGCGGCCGGTGCGGCCGCGGACCGGGGGACGGATGCGTCCGCGCACCCCGCGTCGCCGGAGGCCGCGTACGCGAGCCCGGACCAGCCCGGTCTCGGGCAGGCCCCTCAGGGCTCCTACGGGCAGGGGCAGTACGCGCAGTACCCCCAGAACCCCTACGCCCAGGGGCAGGCCGGTTCCTACGGCGGGGAGGCCGGGTACGGCGCGGGTCAGTACGGGGCCGGGACGGGTCAGTACGCGGCCGGGTCCTACGGCACGGCGCAGTACGCAGCAGGTCAGTACCCCGGTGGCCAGTACCCGAGTGGCCAGTACCCGGGCGGCCAGTACGCGCAGACCCCCTACGCGACCGGCGGGCAGCCCCCGTACGGCCCGTACCCGCCCGGACAGGCCCAGCCCGGCTGGGCCGGTGGCCCGCCCCCGCCGTCCGGCCGTGGACGCACCGGTCGGCTGGTCGCGGCCGGGATCGCGCTCGCGCTGGTCGCGGGCTGCGTCGGCGGCGCGATCGGCGCGGAGGTCGCGACCTCGACCGGCTCCGGCGACGGCGGCGTCCTCAGCGGCCCGCTGCCCGCGGCCGACTCCGACCTGCCGATGACGCAGATCGAGCAGGTCGCCCAGAAGGTGCTGCCGAGCGTCGTGCAGCTGCGCGTCGAGGGCGGTGCGCTCTCGCGTGGCGAGCAGGGCGAGGGCTCCGGGATGGTCGTGAGCGACGACGGCCTCGTGCTGACCAACAACCACGTCGTCGAGCCCGCGGCGTCCGGCGGCACCCTGCGCGCGATCTTCCAGGACGGCCGCACGACCCCGATGCGGATCATCGGCCGGGATCCGCAGTCCGACCTCGCCGTCGTCAAGGCGGACAACCTGCCCGGCCTGACCCCGATCGAGCTGGGCAACTCCGAGGGCGTCCGGGTCGGCCAGCAGGTCACCGCGTTCGGCTCGCCGCTCGGCCTCGGCGGCTCGGTCACCACCGGCATCATCTCCGCGCTCGACCGCGCGGTCAGCGTCGGCGGGGAGGGCGGGGCCGCCACCGGGGCGAGCTCGGCCACCGTGCTCAGCGCGCTGCAGACCGACGCGTCGATCAACCCCGGCAACTCCGGCGGCCCGCTGGTGGACATGCAGGGCCGGGTCGTCGGGATCAACTCGGCGATCGCCACGACCGGCGGCGCCGGCGGGGGATCGATCGGTGTCGGGTTCTCGATCCCCATCAACCAGGCGAAGCGTGTCGCCGACCAGCTGCGCACCGGCGGGCGGGCCACCCACGCCGTCCTCGGCGTCGAGGTCACCGACGACCCGCAGCAGACCGGGGCCCGCCTGCGCACCGTCGCACCGGGTGGCGCCGCCGAGAAGGCCGGCCTCAAGCCCGGCGACCTCGTCGTGCGTCTGGGTGATCAGCGGATCACCACCGGTACCGAACTGCAGGCCGCGGTGCGGTCGCAGGCGCCGGGTTCCACGGTGGAGCTGCAGCTCGCCGACCGTACTGTCCCAGTGGTTCTCGGCACGGACTGA
- a CDS encoding MogA/MoaB family molybdenum cofactor biosynthesis protein, translating into MAGPQIGRALVVIVDDRVSGGERSDQTGPLVTELLEEANFLVDGVVSAPGEVVAIRSALNTAVIGGVDLVVTVGGTGVSPRDVTPDATSGVLDRPIPGISEALRASGLAAGAVDAGLSRGLVGVSGSTLVVNLAPSRAAVRDGMATLTPLVPHVIAELSGLDA; encoded by the coding sequence ATGGCGGGACCTCAGATCGGCCGGGCACTCGTGGTCATCGTCGACGACCGGGTCAGCGGGGGAGAGCGTTCCGACCAGACCGGGCCGCTCGTCACCGAGCTGCTCGAGGAGGCGAACTTCCTCGTCGACGGCGTCGTGTCCGCCCCGGGCGAGGTGGTCGCGATCCGCAGTGCGCTGAACACCGCCGTGATCGGCGGCGTCGACCTCGTGGTGACGGTCGGCGGCACCGGCGTGTCCCCGCGCGACGTCACCCCGGACGCGACGTCCGGCGTCCTGGACCGCCCGATCCCCGGCATCTCCGAGGCGCTGCGCGCGTCCGGTCTCGCCGCGGGCGCGGTGGACGCGGGCCTGTCCCGCGGTCTGGTCGGTGTCTCCGGCAGCACGCTGGTGGTCAACCTGGCGCCGTCGCGGGCCGCCGTGCGCGACGGCATGGCCACGCTGACCCCGCTGGTGCCGCATGTGATCGCGGAGCTGTCCGGCCTCGACGCCTGA
- a CDS encoding antitoxin — protein sequence MGFLDKAREAAENAIEKAAPHIEKAKEKAGPALEQAKEKAAPYVGKAAEQVDKATGGKYTEQIGNAKGKVEEALGNSGTSTTSTPPPAPGVGTPDTVSNKGPVSAVPPSPPGGDVLSPQDRRPADSTTPPSPVSAVPPPPPGGDRPSAQDPKPDGPATRPGQIPAVPPPPADGDK from the coding sequence ATGGGATTCTTGGACAAGGCGCGCGAGGCAGCCGAGAACGCGATCGAGAAGGCCGCTCCGCACATCGAGAAGGCCAAGGAGAAGGCCGGACCCGCGCTGGAGCAGGCCAAGGAGAAGGCGGCGCCCTACGTGGGCAAGGCCGCCGAGCAGGTCGACAAGGCCACCGGGGGCAAGTACACCGAGCAGATCGGCAACGCCAAGGGCAAGGTCGAGGAGGCGCTCGGGAACTCCGGCACGTCGACCACCTCGACCCCGCCGCCGGCGCCGGGTGTCGGGACGCCGGACACGGTGTCGAACAAGGGACCGGTCTCGGCGGTGCCGCCGTCGCCGCCCGGCGGTGACGTGCTGTCCCCGCAGGACCGCCGCCCTGCCGACTCCACCACCCCGCCGAGCCCGGTCTCGGCCGTGCCGCCGCCCCCGCCCGGTGGCGACCGGCCGTCGGCGCAGGACCCGAAGCCGGACGGGCCGGCGACCCGGCCGGGTCAGATCCCGGCCGTCCCGCCGCCCCCGGCCGACGGCGACAAGTAG
- the cpaB gene encoding Flp pilus assembly protein CpaB, whose amino-acid sequence MGDDDRRGRRDRAALAARPWHRLLAVLRGPGWARVALLRRVGAGLLAALAVVLAVAPDGSADEAPVLVTAHDLAPGSTIRAEDLTVRTWPSALVPAGALRSPADAQGRVAAGAVRAGEPLTDLRLVGVELTARAGGPDAAAVPLRPADPAVAALLAPGTVVDVVAPGPGGSGASAEQAGARVIAGPATVLTVLPAQNQGTGRSGTGPLVLVALPRDAATAVAAASLAGEIAVTLR is encoded by the coding sequence ATGGGCGACGACGATCGGCGCGGACGACGGGATCGCGCGGCTCTGGCCGCCCGCCCCTGGCACCGGCTCCTGGCCGTCCTGCGCGGGCCGGGCTGGGCCCGGGTCGCCCTCCTGAGACGGGTCGGTGCCGGCCTGCTCGCCGCACTCGCCGTCGTGCTGGCGGTCGCCCCGGACGGCTCCGCCGACGAGGCCCCGGTGCTCGTCACCGCGCACGACCTGGCGCCCGGCTCGACGATCCGGGCCGAGGACCTGACCGTCCGCACCTGGCCGTCGGCGCTGGTCCCGGCCGGTGCGCTGCGGTCACCCGCCGACGCGCAGGGCCGGGTCGCGGCCGGTGCGGTACGCGCCGGTGAACCGCTGACCGACCTGCGGCTCGTCGGCGTCGAGCTGACCGCGCGGGCGGGCGGCCCGGACGCGGCGGCGGTCCCGCTGCGCCCGGCGGACCCGGCCGTGGCCGCGCTGCTCGCGCCGGGCACGGTCGTCGACGTGGTGGCGCCGGGGCCCGGAGGCTCCGGCGCCTCGGCCGAACAGGCGGGTGCCCGGGTGATCGCCGGGCCGGCCACGGTCCTCACCGTCCTGCCGGCCCAGAACCAGGGCACCGGACGCTCCGGCACCGGGCCGTTGGTCCTGGTCGCTCTCCCCCGCGACGCCGCCACGGCGGTCGCGGCCGCGTCGCTGGCGGGTGAGATCGCCGTGACGCTGCGCTAG
- a CDS encoding 5-formyltetrahydrofolate cyclo-ligase: MTAREDSPARSAPDALREDKRALRRRLLDARKARSDDDRAAATAALTRHVLALAEGVDGPVCCYLPVGPEPGAAGSGTSTVADALLAAGHEVLAPVVPAEPGPLDWTRYEGADSLVTGPLGVREPGGERLGVEAITRAGLVLVPALAVDGRGRRIGRGGGYYDRTLPAVPASTPLAVLLHDDELIDHVPAGDLDVTVAQVILPTRGAVAVRNNH, encoded by the coding sequence GTGACGGCTCGCGAGGACTCACCCGCTCGATCTGCGCCGGACGCCCTCCGGGAGGACAAGCGTGCGCTGCGACGACGCCTCCTCGACGCCCGGAAGGCCCGTTCCGACGACGACCGCGCGGCCGCGACCGCGGCCCTGACCCGGCACGTGCTGGCCCTGGCCGAGGGCGTCGACGGCCCGGTCTGCTGCTACCTGCCGGTCGGCCCGGAGCCCGGAGCGGCCGGATCCGGGACCTCGACGGTGGCCGACGCGCTGCTCGCGGCCGGGCACGAGGTGCTCGCCCCGGTGGTCCCGGCGGAGCCCGGCCCGCTGGACTGGACCCGCTACGAAGGAGCGGACTCGCTGGTCACGGGCCCGCTGGGGGTGCGCGAGCCCGGCGGGGAGCGGCTCGGTGTCGAGGCGATCACCCGCGCCGGGCTGGTGCTCGTCCCGGCACTGGCCGTCGACGGGCGGGGCCGGCGGATCGGGCGCGGCGGCGGCTACTACGACCGGACGCTGCCGGCCGTGCCGGCGTCGACGCCCCTGGCCGTGCTGCTGCACGACGACGAGCTGATCGACCACGTTCCGGCCGGGGACCTCGACGTCACCGTGGCGCAGGTCATACTCCCCACGCGCGGTGCGGTTGCGGTGCGGAACAACCACTGA
- a CDS encoding UTP--glucose-1-phosphate uridylyltransferase: protein MTAQSSSRAAFRTAVVPAAGLGTRFLPTTKAVPKELLPVVDTPGIEIVAAEAAQAGARRLLIVTSPGKESVAEYFRSDAELEKTLEARGKEALLEKVRRAPGLLEVDSVYQYEAKGLGHAVAQAGPALADDEEAIAVLLPDDLVLPAGVLERMSEVRNRFGGSVLCAFDIPREQISAYGVFDVSDTDDDDVKQVHGMVEKPAAADAPSTFAAAGRYLLDRAIFDALDRITPGAGGELQLTDAVALLISEGHPVHVVVHRGGRHDLGNPGGFVRAYVDFALQNPEYGDDLRTWLEDRLKG, encoded by the coding sequence ATGACCGCGCAGTCCTCGTCTCGCGCCGCCTTCCGCACCGCCGTCGTGCCCGCCGCAGGTCTGGGCACCCGGTTCCTGCCGACGACCAAGGCGGTCCCCAAGGAACTCCTCCCGGTCGTCGACACGCCGGGGATCGAGATCGTCGCCGCCGAGGCCGCACAGGCCGGTGCCCGGCGGCTGCTGATCGTCACCTCACCAGGGAAGGAGTCGGTCGCGGAGTACTTCCGCTCCGACGCCGAACTGGAGAAGACCCTGGAGGCCCGGGGCAAGGAGGCGCTGCTGGAGAAGGTCCGCCGCGCGCCCGGCCTGCTCGAGGTCGACTCGGTCTACCAGTACGAGGCCAAGGGCCTCGGGCACGCCGTCGCCCAGGCCGGGCCGGCGCTGGCCGACGACGAGGAGGCGATCGCCGTCCTCCTCCCGGACGACCTCGTGCTCCCGGCCGGCGTCCTGGAACGGATGTCGGAGGTCCGGAACCGGTTCGGCGGCAGTGTGCTGTGCGCGTTCGACATCCCGCGCGAGCAGATCTCGGCCTACGGCGTGTTCGACGTCAGCGACACCGACGACGACGACGTCAAGCAGGTGCACGGGATGGTGGAGAAGCCCGCCGCCGCCGACGCGCCGTCGACGTTCGCCGCGGCCGGGCGCTACCTGCTGGACCGGGCGATCTTCGACGCCCTGGACCGGATCACCCCCGGCGCCGGCGGCGAGCTGCAGCTCACCGACGCCGTGGCGCTGCTGATCTCCGAGGGCCACCCGGTGCACGTGGTCGTGCACCGCGGCGGGCGCCACGACCTGGGCAACCCGGGCGGGTTCGTGCGGGCGTACGTCGACTTCGCGTTGCAGAACCCGGAGTACGGCGACGACCTGCGGACCTGGCTCGAAGACCGGCTGAAGGGCTAG
- the glp gene encoding gephyrin-like molybdotransferase Glp: MRTVDEQLSRILDSAVRPAPVRVAISDAQGLRSAEEVVAARPLPVFDQAAIDGYAVRSVDVAGASETQPATVPVVGEIAAGSRQPLRLQPGQAVRVAAGAPLPTLADAVAPVGWTDGGSARLQVHRGVPSAGFVRRVGEDVQPGDVAVRDGDTVGAVQVAMLAAAGRDKLLVHPRPRVSVISVGDELVEVSRSASAGQVADVCSHALTAAAREAGAETNRSRTVGGNAGEIRGAVEDLLPASEIVVVCGAAGGAAGAEAKAGLADLGGIDDTRVAMHPGSAQAYGRLGSEAVPVFLFPSHPATALILFEVFTRPLIRLALGLEPYKRAIGARLTSPLISPPGRRSYVPSRLLREETGGGYLAQPLGASGTHLLAVLAEVNALAIVPEAVTELTVGEQVELLPRGRS; the protein is encoded by the coding sequence GTGCGCACGGTCGACGAGCAGCTCTCGCGGATCCTGGACTCCGCGGTGCGCCCGGCCCCCGTCCGGGTCGCGATCTCCGACGCCCAGGGGCTGCGCAGCGCCGAGGAGGTCGTCGCGGCGCGTCCGCTCCCGGTGTTCGACCAGGCCGCGATCGACGGCTACGCCGTGCGCAGCGTCGACGTCGCCGGGGCGAGCGAGACCCAGCCCGCGACCGTGCCGGTGGTCGGTGAGATCGCCGCCGGGTCCCGGCAGCCGCTGCGGCTGCAGCCCGGGCAGGCCGTGCGGGTCGCGGCCGGGGCGCCGCTGCCGACGCTGGCCGACGCCGTCGCGCCGGTCGGCTGGACCGACGGCGGCTCCGCCCGCCTGCAGGTGCACCGCGGCGTGCCCTCGGCCGGGTTCGTCCGCCGGGTCGGCGAGGACGTGCAGCCCGGTGACGTCGCGGTCCGCGACGGCGACACCGTCGGGGCCGTGCAGGTCGCGATGCTGGCCGCGGCCGGGCGGGACAAGCTGCTGGTGCACCCGCGCCCGCGGGTGTCGGTGATCTCGGTCGGCGACGAGCTGGTCGAGGTGTCGCGCTCGGCGTCGGCCGGGCAGGTGGCCGACGTCTGCTCGCACGCGCTGACCGCCGCCGCACGCGAGGCCGGCGCGGAGACCAACCGTTCGCGCACCGTCGGCGGCAACGCGGGCGAGATCCGCGGCGCGGTGGAGGACCTGCTGCCGGCCAGCGAGATCGTGGTCGTCTGCGGCGCCGCGGGCGGCGCGGCGGGCGCCGAGGCCAAGGCCGGTCTGGCCGACCTCGGCGGGATCGACGACACCCGGGTGGCCATGCACCCGGGTTCGGCCCAGGCCTACGGCCGGCTCGGCTCCGAAGCCGTGCCGGTGTTCCTGTTCCCGTCGCACCCGGCGACCGCGCTGATCCTGTTCGAGGTGTTCACCCGGCCGCTGATCCGTCTCGCGCTCGGCCTGGAGCCCTACAAGCGCGCGATCGGGGCGCGGCTGACGTCGCCGCTGATCTCGCCGCCCGGGCGGCGGTCCTACGTGCCGTCCCGGCTGCTGCGCGAGGAGACCGGCGGCGGCTACCTGGCCCAGCCGCTGGGCGCGTCCGGGACGCACCTGCTGGCGGTCCTGGCCGAGGTGAACGCGCTGGCCATCGTGCCGGAGGCGGTCACCGAGCTGACGGTGGGCGAGCAGGTCGAGCTCCTCCCGCGCGGTCGCAGCTGA
- a CDS encoding GNAT family N-acetyltransferase, with the protein MPPPVAEPLGGHPGWPARPGPLRVAAGEVGLRPVRLTDAGAWSSIRLRDEAYLTPWEPTPYGGWARRNASVEWPGRWYLLRTAARRGTTLPFAITVDGRFAGHVMIGNIVREPLLSAYVGYWCDSRLAGQGVTTAAVALVVDHCFGAARLHRIEATVRPENVASLRVLAKLGFRHEGVLRRYLDVDGDWRDHHSFAITAEETPAGGLVGRLVRERRASWV; encoded by the coding sequence ATGCCCCCACCCGTCGCCGAGCCGCTCGGCGGGCACCCCGGATGGCCCGCCCGGCCCGGGCCCCTCCGTGTCGCCGCGGGCGAGGTCGGCCTGCGACCGGTCCGCCTGACCGACGCCGGCGCCTGGTCGTCGATCCGGCTGCGCGACGAGGCCTACCTGACGCCCTGGGAGCCGACGCCCTACGGCGGCTGGGCGCGGCGCAACGCGAGCGTCGAGTGGCCCGGGCGCTGGTACCTGCTGCGGACGGCGGCCCGGCGCGGCACGACGCTGCCGTTCGCGATCACCGTCGACGGCCGGTTCGCCGGGCACGTGATGATCGGCAACATCGTGCGCGAGCCGCTGCTCTCGGCCTACGTCGGCTACTGGTGCGACAGCCGCCTGGCGGGGCAGGGGGTGACGACGGCGGCCGTGGCGCTGGTCGTCGACCACTGTTTCGGCGCGGCGCGGCTGCACCGGATCGAGGCGACCGTCCGCCCGGAGAACGTGGCCAGCCTGCGGGTACTCGCCAAGCTCGGCTTCCGCCACGAGGGCGTGCTGCGGCGCTACCTCGACGTCGACGGGGACTGGCGCGACCACCACAGCTTCGCGATCACCGCCGAGGAGACACCGGCCGGTGGTCTCGTCGGGCGGCTGGTCCGGGAGCGTCGCGCGTCCTGGGTCTGA
- the glpR gene encoding gephyrin-like molybdotransferase receptor GlpR, with amino-acid sequence MPSSVIFVGLVVLWLLILVPAVARRQQEVARLSPALLSGRVLERPMRHRFPEVGVMERLDDRRTTTVGELVERRDDVPSPRDHDTADALERELDDELDLDDERDDHLDDERRTRDADDVRAVRYDPHTASDDEDSVTDRRRADDLRADDRDADDLRADDSDVDDSRADDLGTDDPDVDDPDADDLHGDDLHAEDDRQWERPPARYRPGRGGFDPEAAAVAAHAKYAFRQRVVLGLLVLLLASAAAALLVSGLFWWATGVLGAGLAGYLTYLRRQVRIEETIRDRRAARLAGTRRSAAADDPELDDWARRGREAGRSEQDDDARSPDAGSHDTGRSRDAAGADGGSEDTDVEDEDHDWTADDGEPSRIRGTGEPIGVLPARRRTTCGTGGDEPESTLPRLVAAPPPPIPAGTSLVDVDDEEQLDLVPAPDFSTPEPIIEHRRAAGE; translated from the coding sequence ATGCCCAGCTCAGTGATCTTCGTCGGGTTGGTCGTCCTGTGGCTTCTGATCCTGGTCCCGGCTGTCGCACGACGCCAGCAGGAAGTGGCCCGGCTCAGTCCGGCCCTGCTCTCCGGCCGGGTGCTGGAGCGGCCCATGCGGCATCGATTCCCGGAGGTGGGCGTGATGGAACGGCTCGACGACCGACGTACGACGACGGTGGGTGAGCTGGTCGAGCGCCGCGACGACGTCCCGTCGCCCCGCGACCACGACACCGCCGACGCCCTCGAGCGCGAGCTCGACGACGAGCTGGACCTCGACGACGAGCGCGACGACCACCTCGACGACGAACGCCGCACCCGTGACGCCGACGACGTCCGCGCGGTCCGGTACGACCCCCACACCGCGTCCGACGACGAGGACTCCGTCACCGACCGCCGGCGCGCCGACGACCTCCGGGCCGACGACCGGGACGCGGACGACCTTCGTGCCGATGACTCCGACGTCGACGACTCCCGCGCCGACGACCTGGGCACCGACGACCCGGACGTAGACGACCCCGACGCCGACGACCTGCACGGCGACGACCTGCACGCCGAGGACGACCGGCAGTGGGAGCGTCCACCGGCCCGCTACCGGCCCGGTCGCGGTGGGTTCGACCCGGAGGCCGCCGCCGTCGCCGCGCACGCCAAGTACGCGTTCCGCCAGCGTGTCGTCCTCGGTCTCCTGGTGCTGCTGCTCGCCTCGGCGGCGGCCGCGCTGCTGGTCTCGGGCCTGTTCTGGTGGGCGACCGGCGTGCTCGGCGCGGGCCTGGCCGGCTACCTGACCTACCTGCGCCGCCAGGTCCGGATCGAGGAGACGATCCGCGACCGCCGCGCCGCCCGCCTGGCCGGGACCCGCCGCAGCGCCGCCGCCGACGACCCGGAGCTCGACGACTGGGCCCGCCGCGGCCGCGAGGCCGGACGCTCCGAGCAGGACGACGACGCACGATCCCCGGACGCCGGTTCCCACGACACCGGCCGGTCCCGCGACGCGGCCGGCGCCGACGGCGGGTCCGAGGACACCGACGTCGAGGACGAGGACCACGACTGGACCGCCGACGACGGCGAGCCGTCCCGGATCCGCGGCACCGGCGAGCCGATCGGCGTCCTGCCCGCCCGCCGCCGCACCACCTGCGGCACCGGCGGTGACGAGCCGGAGTCGACTCTCCCGCGCCTGGTCGCGGCCCCGCCGCCGCCGATCCCGGCCGGCACCTCCCTGGTCGACGTGGACGACGAGGAGCAGCTCGACCTGGTCCCGGCACCCGACTTCAGCACCCCGGAGCCGATCATCGAGCACCGCCGCGCGGCCGGTGAGTAG
- a CDS encoding CopD family protein, with amino-acid sequence MSSGAVGRTADRPADRPADTAVAAGWVAVALGAGVVAAGLTGGLSSGASAAIGAAVTRVGMDVAGVLCVGAALLGLLMPRRLAGGNSGPPGGDTGPGGASPGLAGRLGPISDRVLLVAAGVWLGLSGLDLVSRAALIAGRPIGETGTDDLTAFLFGPAAGTGLLVTAVAAAAVLVGAAARTGAPERPIPPPAVLLVVALAGLVGPAATGHAAAAPASAPGGVALATAAVSLHVVAAALWVGGLGAMLLVAGRTELLDAALPRWSRLAGWCLGVVAVSGVVSATTRIGSWAELVTTAYGALVLVKVACLVLAGLLGGAARARLRAGRTPVLRWAGMEILVMAVAVGVAATLTQTA; translated from the coding sequence ATGAGCTCCGGGGCGGTCGGCCGCACGGCCGATCGCCCGGCCGACCGGCCCGCCGACACCGCGGTCGCCGCCGGATGGGTCGCGGTCGCGCTGGGCGCCGGTGTCGTCGCGGCCGGCCTGACCGGCGGGCTGAGCTCCGGTGCGTCGGCCGCGATCGGTGCCGCCGTCACCCGGGTCGGGATGGACGTCGCCGGGGTCCTCTGCGTGGGTGCCGCGCTGCTCGGGCTGCTGATGCCGCGCCGCCTCGCCGGAGGGAACAGCGGCCCGCCCGGCGGCGACACGGGGCCGGGCGGGGCGTCCCCGGGCCTCGCCGGACGTCTCGGGCCCATCTCGGACCGGGTCCTGCTCGTCGCCGCCGGGGTGTGGCTGGGGCTGAGCGGCCTCGACCTCGTCTCCCGTGCGGCCCTGATCGCCGGCCGTCCGATCGGTGAGACCGGGACCGACGACCTGACGGCGTTCCTGTTCGGTCCCGCGGCCGGGACCGGGCTGCTCGTCACCGCGGTCGCCGCCGCAGCGGTCCTGGTGGGGGCGGCGGCCCGCACCGGGGCACCCGAGCGCCCGATCCCCCCGCCCGCGGTGCTCCTGGTCGTGGCGCTGGCCGGGCTCGTGGGACCGGCCGCGACCGGGCACGCCGCCGCGGCCCCGGCCTCCGCCCCCGGAGGAGTCGCGCTCGCGACCGCGGCGGTGTCCCTGCACGTCGTCGCGGCCGCGCTCTGGGTGGGCGGGCTCGGTGCGATGCTGCTGGTGGCGGGACGGACGGAGCTCCTCGACGCTGCCCTCCCCCGCTGGTCCCGCCTGGCTGGCTGGTGCCTGGGGGTGGTCGCCGTGTCCGGGGTGGTGTCGGCGACGACCCGCATCGGGTCCTGGGCCGAGCTGGTGACGACCGCCTACGGCGCCCTCGTCCTGGTGAAGGTCGCATGCCTGGTGCTGGCCGGCCTGCTGGGCGGGGCCGCGCGGGCCCGCCTGCGCGCGGGGCGGACCCCGGTCCTGCGCTGGGCCGGGATGGAGATCCTGGTGATGGCCGTCGCGGTCGGCGTCGCGGCGACGTTGACGCAGACGGCCTGA
- a CDS encoding copper resistance CopC family protein: MAETVPNAPAPRARLRASRAVTLTVLTTLALLLGSAPAFAHTELESSTPAANAALPTAPSTVALTFSEEISPDLSTITVTGPDGKRYENGEPTASGATLNLPLRPLGPAGAYKIDYRVVSEDGHPVSGAVPFSLTAPGPGASAAATPAAAPSTSAPAASSAPEPSNTAATSADSGSPVWPWIVGAVIVVLAGAGLALRRRKA; encoded by the coding sequence ATGGCTGAGACCGTCCCGAACGCTCCCGCTCCCCGGGCCCGGCTGCGCGCCTCCCGGGCCGTGACGCTCACCGTCCTGACCACCCTCGCGCTGCTGCTGGGCAGCGCCCCGGCGTTCGCGCACACCGAGCTCGAGAGCAGCACCCCGGCCGCGAACGCCGCCCTGCCGACGGCCCCGTCGACGGTCGCGCTGACGTTCAGCGAGGAGATCTCGCCGGACCTGTCCACGATCACCGTGACCGGCCCGGACGGGAAGCGCTACGAGAACGGCGAGCCCACCGCCTCCGGAGCGACGCTGAACCTCCCGCTGCGCCCGCTCGGCCCGGCCGGCGCCTACAAGATCGACTACAGGGTCGTGTCCGAGGACGGGCACCCGGTCTCCGGCGCCGTCCCGTTCTCGCTGACGGCCCCCGGCCCCGGCGCGTCCGCCGCCGCCACTCCCGCGGCGGCCCCCTCGACCTCCGCGCCCGCCGCGTCGAGCGCGCCCGAGCCCTCGAACACGGCCGCGACCTCGGCCGACTCCGGCAGCCCGGTGTGGCCGTGGATCGTCGGCGCCGTGATCGTCGTGCTGGCCGGCGCCGGCCTGGCCCTGCGGCGCCGCAAGGCATGA